One region of Anaerolineae bacterium genomic DNA includes:
- a CDS encoding geranylgeranylglycerol-phosphate geranylgeranyltransferase, whose translation MAFALWRKDLHGSLWAWLRLLRPTNSLPATGLVLLGAYLASGWPWPRATWIAAGAMWAITSFGYVTNDLHDVEADRVNKPDRPLPSGRVRPSSARLAAAVLAGLAIGLASAIDGLAVSAAILALLLLVLYNVCLKSTVLLGNALVAILSGMALGVGSYTVGEPWALVWPGVLVSLFILAREILKTIEDVVGDRRAGVRTVATEWGVRCAGQLFAGVVMCFAVLSLAPLYGGLTVRRGAGLSIPYLTMVLVIDVGLAYSALVVGRAPTPANARVGLRISKVGYALGLLALLMA comes from the coding sequence GTGGCTTTTGCTCTCTGGCGGAAGGATCTGCACGGATCTCTCTGGGCCTGGCTTCGATTGTTGCGGCCGACCAACAGCCTGCCAGCGACGGGACTTGTCTTGCTAGGCGCCTATCTGGCCAGCGGTTGGCCCTGGCCTCGGGCGACGTGGATCGCCGCCGGCGCCATGTGGGCGATCACTTCCTTCGGTTATGTCACCAATGATTTGCACGACGTGGAGGCCGATCGGGTGAACAAGCCGGATCGGCCGCTCCCTTCGGGCCGAGTGAGGCCATCTTCAGCTCGCCTCGCAGCTGCCGTACTGGCAGGGCTGGCCATAGGGTTGGCCAGCGCCATAGACGGGCTAGCCGTGTCGGCGGCGATCCTCGCTTTGCTCCTCCTCGTCCTGTATAACGTGTGTTTGAAGAGCACCGTGTTGCTTGGCAACGCGCTCGTCGCCATCCTCTCGGGGATGGCGTTGGGAGTGGGCAGTTACACGGTAGGAGAGCCCTGGGCACTTGTGTGGCCGGGCGTCCTGGTCTCGCTCTTTATCCTGGCTCGAGAGATTTTGAAGACGATCGAAGATGTGGTGGGGGATCGCAGGGCTGGCGTGCGCACGGTGGCCACGGAGTGGGGAGTGCGGTGTGCGGGCCAGCTTTTCGCCGGGGTGGTGATGTGTTTCGCTGTCCTGTCGCTGGCTCCCTTGTATGGAGGGTTGACGGTTCGCCGAGGAGCCGGGCTTTCCATCCCTTATCTGACGATGGTGCTGGTGATAGATGTGGGATTGGCATATAGCGCCCTGGTGGTCGGGCGAGCCCCCACACCGGCGAACGCTCGC
- a CDS encoding diacylglycerol kinase family lipid kinase, with the protein MRAKVILNPITGRGQGARLMPKVKSELRRHGIDHELCVTKGPGHAVQIAREAVSAGFDCVIAVGGDGTVNEVANGLIAAAQANGRWQNGDPAGTLGVIPIGSGNDFAFALGLRAHDIAYACERIVAGQPRLVDVAHVADDRPVELYFCNNLGSGFDAAVNIEARKLKRIRGFLLYFVALIRTLFRYHRAPLTMITVGGERLHMPILMASIANGPRTGGGFLMAPKARVDDGVLDLCVASRVSRLGILRLIPYFMRGTHEGQPPIRMLRADHILIETKEGLPVHVDGEVFRVLAHRLDVHIWRQRLQVLA; encoded by the coding sequence ATGAGGGCGAAAGTCATTCTGAATCCGATCACAGGGCGCGGACAGGGAGCGCGGCTGATGCCAAAGGTGAAATCAGAGCTACGCCGCCATGGCATCGATCACGAGCTGTGCGTCACGAAGGGGCCAGGACATGCGGTCCAGATAGCACGGGAAGCGGTGTCAGCTGGATTCGATTGTGTGATCGCGGTGGGCGGCGATGGCACAGTAAATGAAGTGGCCAATGGTCTCATTGCAGCTGCCCAAGCGAATGGCCGCTGGCAGAACGGTGACCCGGCCGGCACGTTGGGAGTGATCCCTATCGGGTCTGGCAATGACTTCGCTTTTGCGTTGGGGCTGCGGGCCCACGATATCGCCTACGCCTGTGAGCGCATCGTGGCTGGCCAGCCGAGGCTGGTGGATGTGGCGCACGTAGCGGATGACCGGCCGGTCGAGCTCTACTTCTGTAACAACTTGGGGTCGGGATTCGATGCCGCGGTGAACATCGAGGCGCGTAAGCTCAAACGGATACGAGGTTTTCTACTGTACTTTGTCGCGTTGATCCGAACTCTCTTTCGGTACCATCGCGCGCCTTTGACGATGATCACCGTGGGGGGTGAGAGATTGCACATGCCGATCCTGATGGCCTCCATCGCCAATGGTCCCCGTACTGGTGGAGGCTTCTTGATGGCGCCTAAGGCCCGGGTGGACGACGGGGTACTGGACCTATGTGTGGCAAGCCGGGTGAGCCGGTTGGGCATCCTGCGGTTGATCCCCTATTTCATGCGCGGCACCCATGAGGGACAACCGCCAATTCGAATGCTGCGCGCGGACCACATCTTGATTGAGACAAAGGAGGGGTTGCCCGTGCACGTGGACGGCGAGGTCTTTCGCGTCTTAGCTCATCGGCTGGACGTGCATATATGGCGGCAGCGATTGCAGGTGTTGGCCTGA
- a CDS encoding EamA family transporter, with the protein MGIPIVGRHRASRLAQSLAAHQTDLLLISMVFVWGANFSVLKIAFHTFSPLAFNVLRFLLATTLLLGFLRWHGQPVHIARADLWRVTILGVIGHGVYQVFFVQGLARTTAANASLLMATVPIFVALLSALFHIERVTPRRWIGIFLSFAGIFLITVGSGQQIHFSASHLTGDLLMLASAATWATYTVMSKPLLTRYSPLCLTAVSMVPGTAALALLGMPDMLSQRWSAVEPAAWAGLIYSAVFSIALAYLIWFTGVQRVGNARTAIYSNGTPVVASLLAWVVLREPFGVLQIIGGGVILIGLVLTQSNGSNPSSASSIAKERGQNAKGPAV; encoded by the coding sequence ATGGGCATACCAATCGTCGGCCGCCATCGAGCCAGCCGGCTGGCACAGAGTTTGGCCGCTCACCAGACTGATCTGCTCCTGATCAGCATGGTGTTCGTGTGGGGGGCCAACTTCAGCGTCTTAAAGATCGCGTTTCACACGTTTTCCCCTCTCGCCTTTAATGTCCTGCGTTTCTTGTTGGCCACCACTTTGCTGTTGGGATTTTTACGATGGCACGGACAGCCGGTGCACATCGCCCGCGCAGATCTTTGGCGGGTGACCATTCTAGGGGTGATCGGTCATGGCGTTTATCAGGTCTTCTTCGTTCAAGGGCTGGCCCGTACGACGGCAGCTAATGCCTCGCTATTAATGGCCACTGTCCCGATCTTTGTAGCCCTCCTCAGCGCCCTGTTCCATATCGAGCGGGTAACACCGCGCCGGTGGATTGGGATTTTCCTCTCCTTCGCCGGCATCTTCCTGATCACCGTGGGAAGCGGCCAACAGATCCATTTCAGCGCATCGCATTTGACTGGTGATCTACTGATGCTGGCGAGCGCTGCGACCTGGGCAACCTACACGGTCATGAGTAAGCCGCTGTTGACGCGCTACTCGCCGCTATGCCTGACAGCCGTCAGCATGGTGCCTGGGACAGCGGCGCTGGCCCTATTAGGGATGCCCGATATGCTGTCACAGCGCTGGTCGGCCGTTGAGCCGGCAGCCTGGGCCGGGCTAATCTACTCGGCTGTGTTTTCCATCGCACTGGCATATTTGATCTGGTTTACCGGTGTGCAGCGAGTGGGGAACGCCCGCACGGCCATCTATTCGAACGGGACCCCGGTAGTAGCCAGTCTGTTGGCTTGGGTGGTGCTGCGCGAGCCTTTCGGCGTTTTACAGATCATCGGTGGTGGCGTGATTTTGATCGGGTTGGTACTGACCCAGAGCAACGGTTCTAATCCCTCATCAGCTTCAAGTATTGCCAAAGAACGCGGACAAAATGCGAAAGGGCCGGCTGTTTAG
- a CDS encoding class II fructose-bisphosphate aldolase — MIHESVYELKTSLKSIVAVADDGRLSVLSEEALRSQAIDILVRDAVFGTEEVRTFARWLIWELGQALGAQPASIHDLYMARGRGECGGFTVPAMNIRGFTYDAMRAALRAAQKTNTAAMIFEIARSEIGYTEQRPSEYATVLIAAAIKEGYRGPLFIQGDHFQVNAKKYKANPEAEVKAVKDLALEALAAGFYNIDVDTSTLVDLSFEDLDAQQRLNYQLSAEMTRFIREHEPKGVTVSIGGEIGEVGGHNSTEEELRAYMDGYLRTLRAYGDSMSGLSKISVQTGTSHGGIVLPDGSIAQVALDFDTLERLSRVGREEYGLAGAVQHGASTLPEEMFHRFPETETAEIHLATGFQNILFDHEAMPTELRDRIYAYLAAHHADERKPNDTDTQFYYRTRKRGFGPFKAEWWGLPESVRKAFSQTLEDKFEFFFRKLSVANTRDLVARYVKAPEIHRPMPGAPAAMAAEMVAVKGLAD; from the coding sequence ATGATTCATGAGTCGGTATACGAATTGAAAACGTCCTTGAAGAGCATCGTCGCGGTTGCAGACGATGGGAGGCTATCGGTCCTGAGTGAGGAGGCGCTGCGAAGCCAGGCGATTGATATCCTCGTCCGGGACGCGGTGTTTGGCACGGAGGAGGTGCGCACCTTTGCGCGCTGGCTCATCTGGGAGCTGGGCCAGGCATTGGGTGCTCAGCCGGCCTCGATTCATGATCTGTACATGGCCCGCGGCCGAGGCGAGTGCGGCGGCTTCACCGTGCCCGCGATGAACATCCGGGGATTCACCTACGACGCCATGCGCGCCGCCTTGCGGGCCGCGCAAAAGACGAATACCGCGGCCATGATCTTTGAGATCGCTCGCTCTGAGATCGGTTACACTGAGCAGCGGCCGAGCGAATATGCCACCGTGCTCATCGCCGCGGCGATCAAGGAGGGCTATCGCGGGCCGCTCTTTATCCAGGGTGATCATTTCCAGGTCAACGCCAAGAAATACAAGGCGAATCCTGAGGCCGAAGTGAAGGCGGTGAAGGATCTTGCCCTAGAGGCGCTGGCCGCCGGATTTTATAACATAGACGTGGACACCTCTACCCTGGTGGATTTGAGCTTTGAAGACCTGGATGCCCAGCAGAGGCTGAATTACCAGCTATCGGCTGAGATGACGCGGTTCATTCGCGAACATGAACCGAAGGGTGTCACCGTTTCGATCGGTGGCGAGATCGGCGAGGTAGGCGGACATAATTCTACGGAGGAAGAACTGCGCGCTTACATGGATGGCTATCTCCGCACGCTGCGAGCGTATGGGGATAGCATGTCCGGCCTGAGCAAGATTAGCGTCCAGACCGGCACTAGCCACGGCGGTATTGTATTGCCCGATGGCTCGATTGCCCAGGTCGCGTTGGATTTTGACACCTTGGAGCGGCTCTCTCGTGTGGGGCGTGAGGAATATGGGCTAGCGGGCGCTGTGCAACACGGAGCCTCTACGCTGCCTGAGGAGATGTTTCATCGCTTCCCCGAGACGGAAACCGCCGAGATCCATCTGGCCACCGGCTTCCAGAACATCCTATTTGATCACGAAGCGATGCCGACCGAGCTGCGGGACAGGATTTACGCATATCTGGCTGCGCATCACGCGGACGAGCGCAAACCCAACGACACGGATACGCAATTTTACTATCGAACCCGCAAGCGGGGTTTCGGCCCCTTCAAAGCGGAGTGGTGGGGGTTGCCCGAATCGGTGCGAAAGGCGTTTAGCCAGACTTTGGAAGACAAGTTCGAGTTCTTCTTCCGGAAGCTGAGCGTGGCCAACACAAGAGATCTGGTGGCCAGATATGTCAAAGCGCCGGAGATCCACAGGCCGATGCCAGGCGCTCCGGCGGCAATGGCTGCTGAAATGGTCGCCGTCAAGGGGCTGGCCGACTGA
- a CDS encoding PA14 domain-containing protein, translated as MQRVDGLREWIRRSWRLPPRWGFLLALLGMLTTVAGCVSLTELFLQASGITPTPLTTPTPTPGPTIQLTPSDGGPGTRITVSGQGWRPADTVFIRLGDPSNGEGPQTAYTASIVSDEGTFTASFVFPSEARWASLPSVLVIAWSPATGQEASAEFRVLATVQPSTPTLTSTPTSTVGANVATVTAELLNVRRGPGTSYPVITTVAKEVKVTVLGQDQAGNWLLVRLSDGTEGWISRAYTDFRGTAPVVHVSPPTATPTRAPIIPPTPTPTPMPILPAWRGEYYGNRNLVGAPLLVRNDVEINFNWGLGAPAANLPADNFSVRWTRTLSLSPGTYRFYALSDDGVRVWLDGELIIDQWHEAPGVTYSAERTLSTEMHTLRVEFFEAQGTALIRLWWERISEFPQWRGEYFANISLAGSPALIRNDAEIHFNWGRGAPAPGLPADGFSIRWTRALAFDEGTYRFHAVTDDGIRLYVDNELVINEWRDGSRRELIAERWLSAGVHTLRVEYYERTGEAVAQVWWEKIAPYADWRGEYWPNRRLDSRPTLVRNDRAVDFNWGLGAPDASLPADNFSARWSRVADFEAGTYRFHVIVDDGARLWVDNQLLVDEWRDGGERELTADLSLSQGRHTVLVEYYEHTGYARIRVWWERIGAATYPDWKGEYWANRGLQGSPIFTRNDATIDFYWGAAAPAPGLPADNFSVRWSRWITFSDGFYRFYAQADDGIRFYVDGALALDAWRDSGGEEVHIVDLYLSGSHRLTVEYYERTGIAWVVFGWGRIEAQPTPTPTRTLTPSPSPTFTPTPTVMPTPTSTATRPAQPTPTATSTLTPSPTVTPTATLAPSTPTQTPTPTPTPTPSETPVPPTATPTDTPVPPTPTATETSTPMDTPTVTSTPTDTPTPLMPTPTVTETPMPTDTPTATPTPTAMLTPTDTPTPTVTPTGAPTPPSPTLQLLTPKAGPGDVVRVTGAFWPARMRLRIGLQEPRRPASSVVDLVQVTTDADGRFSGEFTFPQNVVWLRNAQVLVIARTANNRLRATAPLTVAGEVPYMDLDRGEGGLQPQAQEFLVITSLPEWQAFLRRVRPGPMPEALSHGPPSLAHNSMPAEEASELDWRREIVVAVMAQPGQVIRITGMYREGALVRVTVDQASGGPYHLVRVARERLPRGLVTILFTDAAGQPLGEIPVTL; from the coding sequence ATGCAACGGGTAGACGGACTTAGAGAGTGGATCCGACGATCATGGAGGTTGCCGCCTCGTTGGGGTTTTTTGCTGGCGCTATTAGGCATGCTGACCACCGTCGCCGGCTGTGTCTCTCTGACGGAGCTCTTCCTACAGGCCAGTGGCATCACGCCGACACCGCTGACGACCCCCACACCTACGCCGGGCCCCACCATTCAGCTTACGCCCTCGGATGGGGGGCCTGGAACGCGCATCACCGTTTCCGGCCAGGGCTGGCGACCAGCCGACACGGTCTTCATCCGCTTGGGCGATCCCTCGAACGGCGAAGGCCCGCAGACGGCCTACACGGCCAGCATCGTATCCGATGAAGGTACCTTCACCGCCTCATTTGTGTTCCCCAGCGAAGCGCGATGGGCCAGCCTGCCGAGCGTGCTGGTGATCGCCTGGTCACCCGCCACCGGCCAAGAGGCCTCGGCCGAGTTCCGGGTCTTAGCTACAGTGCAGCCATCTACACCAACCCTCACCTCCACGCCCACCTCGACCGTCGGCGCTAACGTCGCCACGGTCACAGCCGAGCTGCTCAACGTGCGTCGCGGCCCCGGTACGTCCTACCCAGTCATCACGACTGTGGCAAAGGAGGTCAAGGTCACCGTCTTAGGGCAGGATCAGGCGGGCAATTGGCTCCTGGTACGCTTGTCCGACGGCACAGAGGGATGGATCTCCCGCGCCTACACTGACTTCCGGGGCACCGCGCCGGTCGTCCATGTCTCACCGCCAACGGCCACGCCCACCCGTGCGCCGATCATCCCGCCCACGCCTACGCCGACGCCTATGCCGATTCTTCCTGCCTGGCGCGGCGAGTACTACGGTAACCGCAACCTGGTAGGGGCACCTCTGTTGGTGCGTAACGATGTCGAGATCAACTTCAACTGGGGCTTAGGGGCTCCGGCGGCGAATCTGCCTGCCGACAATTTCTCCGTTCGCTGGACGCGCACTCTCTCGCTTTCCCCGGGCACGTACCGCTTTTACGCCCTCAGCGATGATGGCGTACGGGTTTGGCTCGATGGAGAGCTCATCATTGACCAGTGGCATGAGGCGCCTGGCGTCACCTATTCGGCGGAGCGCACCCTCAGCACCGAGATGCACACGCTGCGCGTCGAGTTCTTCGAAGCCCAGGGGACGGCGCTGATCCGCCTCTGGTGGGAGCGCATCAGCGAGTTTCCCCAGTGGCGCGGCGAATACTTTGCCAACATCAGCCTGGCTGGCAGCCCGGCGCTCATCCGCAATGATGCCGAAATCCATTTCAACTGGGGGCGAGGCGCGCCAGCTCCTGGCCTGCCTGCCGACGGGTTCTCGATCCGGTGGACACGTGCGCTAGCTTTCGATGAAGGGACATACCGCTTCCATGCGGTCACCGATGACGGCATCCGCCTGTACGTGGACAACGAGTTAGTAATCAACGAGTGGCGCGACGGGAGCCGGCGCGAGCTCATCGCTGAGCGCTGGCTTTCCGCCGGCGTTCATACTCTGCGGGTGGAATACTACGAGCGCACGGGTGAAGCGGTCGCCCAGGTATGGTGGGAAAAGATCGCTCCATACGCTGACTGGCGAGGCGAGTATTGGCCGAACCGCCGGTTGGATAGCCGACCTACACTGGTGCGCAATGATCGCGCCGTGGACTTCAACTGGGGGTTAGGAGCGCCGGATGCTAGCCTGCCCGCCGATAACTTCTCAGCTCGTTGGAGCCGCGTGGCTGACTTCGAAGCAGGCACATATCGCTTTCATGTGATCGTAGACGACGGCGCGCGCCTGTGGGTGGATAATCAACTGCTCGTAGACGAATGGCGGGACGGCGGCGAGCGAGAGCTAACGGCTGATCTGTCTCTATCACAGGGGCGACACACTGTGCTTGTGGAGTATTACGAACACACTGGCTACGCGCGCATCCGCGTCTGGTGGGAGAGGATCGGCGCTGCTACATACCCCGACTGGAAAGGGGAGTACTGGGCGAACCGTGGGCTGCAGGGAAGCCCCATCTTCACGCGCAACGATGCGACCATCGACTTCTACTGGGGCGCGGCCGCTCCAGCGCCTGGGTTGCCCGCCGACAACTTCTCAGTTCGCTGGAGCCGATGGATCACGTTCTCCGATGGCTTCTATCGCTTCTACGCTCAAGCCGATGATGGCATCCGCTTCTATGTAGACGGCGCGCTGGCCCTGGACGCCTGGCGCGATAGCGGCGGGGAGGAGGTTCACATAGTGGACCTGTACCTCTCCGGCTCGCACCGGTTGACCGTGGAGTACTATGAGCGCACCGGGATCGCCTGGGTCGTCTTCGGCTGGGGGAGGATCGAAGCACAGCCCACGCCGACGCCCACCCGCACGCTCACCCCCTCGCCATCGCCCACCTTCACTCCTACGCCGACGGTCATGCCTACACCCACCAGCACGGCAACAAGGCCGGCACAGCCCACGCCAACGGCTACCAGCACCCTCACTCCGTCGCCCACCGTCACTCCGACCGCGACCTTGGCGCCATCCACTCCGACCCAGACGCCTACGCCAACGCCCACCCCAACGCCATCGGAGACACCGGTGCCGCCAACGGCTACACCTACTGACACGCCGGTGCCCCCTACACCGACCGCTACCGAGACGTCGACGCCGATGGACACGCCCACGGTCACGTCAACGCCTACCGATACGCCAACACCGCTCATGCCAACGCCGACCGTTACCGAGACGCCGATGCCGACGGATACCCCCACGGCCACGCCGACGCCGACCGCAATGCTAACGCCTACCGACACGCCAACGCCGACGGTTACACCTACTGGTGCTCCCACACCCCCATCGCCAACCCTGCAGTTGCTGACGCCCAAGGCGGGGCCGGGAGATGTGGTGCGGGTGACTGGCGCCTTCTGGCCGGCGAGAATGCGCCTGCGCATCGGCCTGCAGGAGCCGAGAAGGCCTGCGAGCTCGGTGGTAGACCTGGTACAGGTGACCACGGACGCCGATGGGCGGTTTAGCGGGGAGTTCACATTCCCCCAGAACGTGGTCTGGCTCCGGAATGCTCAGGTGTTAGTGATAGCGCGTACCGCCAACAACCGGCTGCGCGCAACAGCGCCTCTCACGGTGGCTGGCGAAGTCCCCTATATGGACCTCGATCGCGGCGAAGGAGGATTGCAGCCGCAAGCGCAGGAGTTTCTGGTGATCACCAGCCTGCCAGAGTGGCAGGCCTTCCTCCGCCGCGTCCGACCTGGGCCAATGCCAGAGGCCTTGTCTCACGGGCCGCCATCGTTAGCTCACAACAGCATGCCAGCCGAAGAAGCGTCTGAGCTCGATTGGAGACGAGAGATCGTCGTAGCCGTTATGGCTCAGCCGGGGCAGGTGATTCGCATCACAGGCATGTATCGCGAAGGCGCGCTGGTGAGAGTGACCGTAGATCAGGCGAGCGGAGGCCCATATCACCTGGTGCGCGTCGCCCGCGAGCGGCTGCCACGCGGCCTAGTGACGATACTCTTCACCGACGCCGCCGGCCAGCCGCTGGGTGAGATCCCGGTGACGCTATAA
- a CDS encoding glycosyltransferase: protein MWIVAAIYLVAALWLAIYSGNSLWLTFRYWRTRRKGLAPLPCTTFPCVTVQLPVFNEIHVVERLIEAVVSLDYPRDRLQIQVLDDSTDATTALLQTLVARYQAQGVDIELIHRDQRPGYKAGALTEGLATAKGEFIAVFDADFVPPSDWLKRTVPVLVAHPEAAFVQTRWGHINAAYSPLTMAQAIILDAHFGIEHPARQRSGYFMNFNGTAGLWRRSCIEAVGGWRGDTLTEDLDLSYRVQLAGWRPLYLPDVIAPAEVPPQMAAFKNQQFRWAKGSAQCLRRLAGSIWRSRYPLEMRLQGLIHLSGYFTHPLMLVILLLSLPLIWYGWPTRLPLAYLSFASLGPPIIFTASQYVLYARAPQGIAWWRRALYVPLVLLLGAGIAPNNARAIVEGLLDRPSQFRRTPKFRVEQRQDQWADKAYVLRLSADVLLDLFFTLYALVTMAAAWWRDEVWAMPFLALYAGGFGLVTTISLWQNRQRRMPARPQQPSRWVPSSERALPR, encoded by the coding sequence GTGTGGATCGTCGCTGCAATCTACTTAGTCGCGGCGCTCTGGCTGGCGATCTATAGCGGCAATAGCCTATGGCTAACCTTCCGTTACTGGCGCACCCGGCGAAAAGGATTGGCCCCGCTTCCGTGCACCACTTTTCCTTGTGTCACTGTCCAGCTACCCGTCTTCAACGAGATCCACGTAGTGGAACGCCTGATCGAGGCTGTCGTCTCCCTCGATTACCCTCGCGATCGGCTGCAAATTCAGGTCCTGGATGATTCTACGGACGCGACGACGGCGCTGTTGCAGACCTTGGTTGCCCGGTATCAGGCTCAAGGGGTGGATATCGAGCTGATCCACCGTGATCAACGGCCGGGCTACAAGGCGGGCGCGCTGACAGAGGGGCTGGCTACTGCCAAGGGAGAGTTTATCGCCGTCTTCGATGCTGATTTCGTTCCCCCATCTGACTGGCTGAAGCGCACGGTCCCCGTCCTCGTCGCCCACCCGGAGGCAGCCTTCGTACAGACGCGATGGGGGCACATCAACGCGGCCTACTCACCTCTCACGATGGCGCAGGCGATCATCCTGGACGCTCACTTCGGCATCGAGCACCCGGCCCGACAGCGTTCCGGCTATTTCATGAACTTCAACGGGACAGCCGGCCTGTGGCGGCGATCCTGTATCGAGGCGGTCGGCGGGTGGAGAGGAGATACGCTAACGGAGGACTTAGACCTGAGCTATCGCGTGCAGTTGGCGGGCTGGCGTCCCCTCTATCTGCCGGATGTGATCGCGCCGGCAGAGGTCCCACCGCAGATGGCCGCTTTCAAAAACCAGCAGTTCCGATGGGCCAAGGGCTCGGCCCAGTGTCTGCGACGGCTGGCTGGCTCTATCTGGCGCAGCAGGTATCCCCTCGAGATGCGCCTGCAAGGCCTCATTCACCTGAGCGGATACTTCACCCATCCACTCATGCTAGTGATCCTGCTGTTGAGCCTGCCCTTGATCTGGTATGGATGGCCTACGCGATTGCCGCTAGCCTATCTGAGCTTCGCCAGTTTGGGTCCTCCAATCATCTTCACCGCTTCGCAGTACGTGCTCTACGCGCGCGCGCCGCAGGGGATCGCGTGGTGGCGGCGGGCGCTTTACGTACCTCTGGTGCTTTTACTGGGGGCCGGCATCGCGCCGAACAACGCCCGAGCTATCGTGGAGGGCTTGCTGGATCGGCCCAGCCAGTTTCGGCGCACACCCAAGTTTCGGGTTGAGCAGCGCCAGGACCAGTGGGCTGACAAAGCGTATGTACTGAGGCTATCAGCGGATGTGCTTTTGGACCTGTTTTTCACGCTGTATGCGCTGGTAACGATGGCTGCTGCGTGGTGGCGTGATGAAGTTTGGGCTATGCCTTTTTTGGCCTTATATGCCGGTGGATTCGGGCTGGTCACGACGATCAGCCTGTGGCAGAACCGCCAGCGCCGTATGCCAGCACGGCCCCAACAGCCTTCTCGGTGGGTTCCCTCGTCCGAGCGCGCGTTGCCACGTTGA
- a CDS encoding polymer-forming cytoskeletal protein, which yields MLNRERRPEPDAIEVVLGPRASFNGHLRCDGSVRIDGVVEGGVIETPANVIITATGRVMADIYARIVSISGAVKGTITADRVELLDGGRIWGTVRVASFLLDEGGFFSGELIMQGEPPEEPFIIPQPAEDMAIPVFEGERSY from the coding sequence GTGCTGAATCGAGAACGACGACCGGAGCCAGATGCGATTGAGGTGGTGTTGGGGCCCCGCGCCAGCTTTAATGGCCATTTGCGCTGTGATGGCAGTGTACGCATTGACGGCGTGGTCGAAGGCGGCGTGATCGAGACTCCCGCCAATGTGATCATCACCGCCACTGGGCGTGTGATGGCCGATATCTACGCCCGCATCGTCTCCATCTCAGGGGCAGTCAAGGGCACCATTACCGCCGACCGAGTGGAGTTGCTCGATGGGGGACGGATATGGGGCACCGTGCGCGTGGCCTCCTTCTTGCTGGACGAGGGGGGATTCTTCAGCGGCGAGCTGATCATGCAAGGCGAGCCGCCTGAAGAGCCCTTCATTATCCCACAGCCGGCAGAAGATATGGCCATTCCCGTTTTCGAGGGAGAGCGCTCGTACTGA